The following are encoded in a window of Phaseolus vulgaris cultivar G19833 chromosome 3, P. vulgaris v2.0, whole genome shotgun sequence genomic DNA:
- the LOC137839471 gene encoding uncharacterized mitochondrial protein AtMg00810-like, translating into MIDSFLQATGFKKCASNHGLYVKTNDYGDLLILCLYVDDMIFIGSSLKMVGDFKHIMMKEFEMTDLDLMFYFLGIEVIQGDDGIFIHQRKFAAEFLKKFKKEDSNPVKTPIETEIKLTKEADGRTLDATYFKEIVGSLRYLMCTKPDICYVVGLVSRYMESPRQVHLQYVKRIMRYIKGTTIFCLFYSSYKKIKIIGYSDSDWGGDSDERKSASDNCFMIGKTVCLWSSKKQSIVALSTCENEYVAAATSVCQSVWLSNIMTQIGFNLDVPIKNCIDNVSAINPAKNLVFHQRGKHIDIRYHFLRDQVGKNMIKLEYFRSEDQIADILTKPLKIDVFIKLRDLLGMKVIDVIPIAT; encoded by the coding sequence ATGATTGATTCATTTCTTCAAGCCACTGGATTCAAAAAATGTGCATCAAATCATGGTCTTTATGTAAAGACTAATGATTATGGAGATTTGCTAATTTTAtgtctttatgttgatgatatgattTTTATAGGAAGTAGTCTTAAAATGGTTGGTGACTTCAAGCATATCATGATGAAGGAATTTGAGATGACCGATCTTGATCTTATGTTCTACTTTTTGGGCATTGAAGTCATCCAAGGAGACGATGGAATATTCATTCATCAGAGGAAATTTGCTGCTGAGTTTTTAAAGAAGTTTAAGAAGGAGGATTCAAACCCAGTTAAGACTCCAATTGAAACTGAAATTAAGCTTACGAAGGAAGCTGATGGGCGAACTTTAGATGCAACATACTTTAAGGAGATTGTTGGGAGCCTTAGATATCTCATGTGTACTAAACCCGACATATGTTATGTTGTGGGATTGGTCAGTCGATACATGGAGTCACCTCGACAAGTTCATTTACAATATGTAAAGAGAATTATGCGCTACATCAAAGGTACTACAATCTTTTGTCTATTTTACTCTTCATATAAGAAGATTAAGATCATCGGATACTCAGACAGTGATTGGGGTGGAGATTCAGACGAGAGGAAGAGCGCTAGTGATAATTGTTTTATGATCGGAAAGACTGTTTGTTTGTGGTCATCAAAGAAACAGTCAATTGTTGCATTATCTACTTGTGAAAATGAGTATGTAGCAGCAGCAACAAGTGTTTGTCAATCAGTTTGGCTCagcaatatcatgactcaaattggttttaatctagATGTTCCAATCAAGAATTGTATTGACAATGTCTCTGCAATTAATCCTGCAAAGAATCTGGTTTTTCATCAAAGAGGTAAACACATTGATATTAGATATCACTTCCTGCGAGAccaagttgggaagaacatgatcaaattggaaTACTTTAGATCAGAAGATCAAATTGCAGATATTCTCACTAAGCCATTGAAAATCGATGTTTTCATCAAGTTAAGAGATCTATTGGGTATGAAGGttattgatgtgattccaatagccacatag